A stretch of Microbacterium sp. 4R-513 DNA encodes these proteins:
- the guaB gene encoding IMP dehydrogenase: MEHNDPFGFVGLTYDDVLLLPGHTDVIPSEADTSSRVTRRITVATPLLSAAMDTVTEARLAIAIAREGGIGIIHRNLSIEDQASMVDRVKRSESGMITDPITTTPDATIEEVDALCAQYRISGLPVVDAQNHLVGIVTNRDMRFVSGFERQTTRVRDVMTTENLVTGRVGISAGEVIALFAQHRVEKLPLIDEDGTLAGLITIKDFDKSEKYPLATKDEQGRLRVGAAIGFFGDAWQRAEALRDAGVDVIVVDTANGQSAGVIDMVRRLKGDASFAHIDIIGGNVATREGAQALIDAGVDAVKVGVGPGSICTTRVVAGVGVPQVTAIYEASLAAREAGVPVIADGGLQYSGDIAKALVAGADTVMLGSLLAGTDESPGEIVFQGGKQFKQYRGMGSLGALQTRGKKTSYSKDRYFQADVPSDDKLIPEGIEGQVAYRGPVSAVAYQLVGGLRQSMFYVGARTIDELKAKGKFVRITAAGLKESHPHDVQIVVEAPNYKR; the protein is encoded by the coding sequence ATGGAGCACAACGACCCTTTCGGCTTCGTCGGACTCACGTACGACGACGTCCTGCTGCTGCCGGGTCACACCGACGTCATCCCGAGTGAGGCCGACACATCCTCGCGCGTGACGAGACGCATCACGGTCGCGACACCGCTCCTCTCGGCCGCCATGGACACCGTCACCGAGGCCCGCCTCGCCATCGCGATCGCGCGCGAGGGCGGCATCGGCATCATCCACCGCAACCTCTCCATCGAGGACCAGGCGTCGATGGTCGACCGCGTCAAGCGCAGCGAGTCGGGGATGATCACCGACCCGATCACGACGACGCCCGACGCGACGATCGAAGAGGTCGACGCGCTGTGCGCGCAGTACCGCATCTCCGGTCTGCCGGTGGTCGACGCGCAGAACCACCTCGTGGGCATCGTGACGAACCGCGACATGCGCTTCGTGTCGGGCTTCGAGCGCCAGACGACCCGGGTCCGCGACGTCATGACGACCGAGAACCTCGTCACCGGCCGCGTGGGCATCAGCGCCGGCGAGGTCATCGCGCTCTTCGCACAGCACCGGGTCGAGAAGCTTCCCCTCATCGACGAGGACGGCACGCTCGCAGGCCTCATCACGATCAAGGACTTCGACAAGAGCGAGAAGTACCCCCTCGCCACCAAGGACGAGCAGGGCCGGCTCCGCGTCGGCGCTGCCATCGGCTTCTTCGGCGACGCCTGGCAGCGCGCCGAGGCCCTCCGCGACGCGGGTGTCGACGTCATCGTCGTCGACACCGCCAACGGCCAGTCGGCGGGTGTCATCGACATGGTCCGCCGGCTCAAGGGCGACGCATCCTTCGCGCACATCGACATCATCGGCGGCAACGTCGCCACCCGCGAGGGCGCGCAGGCGCTCATCGACGCGGGTGTGGATGCCGTGAAGGTCGGCGTCGGGCCGGGCTCGATCTGCACCACGCGCGTCGTCGCGGGCGTCGGCGTGCCGCAGGTCACGGCGATCTACGAGGCGTCGCTCGCGGCGCGCGAGGCGGGCGTCCCGGTGATCGCCGACGGCGGCCTGCAGTACTCGGGCGACATCGCGAAGGCGCTCGTCGCCGGCGCCGACACGGTCATGCTCGGGTCACTCCTCGCGGGCACCGACGAGTCGCCGGGCGAGATCGTCTTCCAGGGCGGCAAGCAGTTCAAGCAGTACCGCGGCATGGGCTCGCTCGGCGCACTGCAGACGCGCGGCAAGAAGACTTCGTACTCGAAGGACCGGTACTTCCAGGCCGACGTCCCGAGCGACGACAAGCTCATCCCCGAGGGGATCGAGGGTCAGGTCGCATACCGCGGCCCCGTGTCTGCGGTCGCCTACCAGCTCGTGGGCGGACTGCGGCAGTCGATGTTCTACGTGGGCGCCCGCACGATCGACGAGCTGAAGGCCAAGGGCAAGTTCGTCCGCATCACCGCCGCGGGGCTCAAGGAGTCCCACCCCCACGACGTGCAGATCGTCGTCGAGGCGCCGAACTACAAGCGCTGA
- a CDS encoding branched-chain amino acid ABC transporter permease — protein sequence MRWVVVVAGALLAAAMVFFSSPAGAYAADAPDTPGGDQEATDYYFGGRIEFDGDPVADVTISVKGNGFEAETVTDAEGRWRLYVPEKDDYVISVDEDTLPEGVIVDPAQLPESMKPVSGTTASFEVSFGLTNSAIINLFLGEGERQTQSFVDQLLVRFINGLNFGLLLALAAMGAALIYGTTGLSNFAHGEMVTWGALTALVFTSFWALPFWLGIILAVAAGALLGLALDAGLWRPLRRKGLGVIQLMIVSIGLSLALRYTFQFFIGGRTYQLPGASPQPIQLGPISLSYIDMISMGVSIVVILGVAYFLLGTRIGKATRAISDNPQLASASGINVDRVIRIVWILAGALAALSGILWAYFRPGVKWDMGTQMLLLIFAAITLGGLGTAFGALLGSLIVGIVVEMSTLWIPSDLKYAGALIVLILILLIRPQGLLGRKERLG from the coding sequence ATGCGCTGGGTGGTGGTCGTCGCGGGTGCGCTGCTTGCAGCCGCGATGGTCTTCTTCTCATCGCCCGCGGGTGCGTACGCGGCGGACGCGCCCGATACGCCGGGTGGTGATCAAGAGGCCACCGACTACTACTTCGGCGGCCGCATCGAGTTCGACGGCGACCCGGTCGCCGATGTGACGATCTCCGTGAAGGGCAACGGGTTCGAAGCCGAGACGGTGACGGATGCCGAGGGCCGCTGGCGCCTCTACGTCCCCGAGAAGGACGACTACGTCATCTCGGTCGACGAGGACACGCTGCCCGAAGGCGTCATCGTCGACCCGGCGCAGCTGCCCGAGAGCATGAAGCCGGTGTCGGGCACGACCGCCTCGTTCGAGGTGAGCTTCGGCCTCACGAACTCCGCGATCATCAACCTCTTCCTCGGCGAGGGCGAGAGGCAGACGCAGTCGTTCGTCGATCAGCTCCTCGTGCGCTTCATCAACGGTCTGAACTTCGGCCTCCTGCTGGCACTCGCCGCGATGGGCGCCGCCCTGATCTACGGCACGACGGGTCTGTCGAACTTCGCCCACGGCGAGATGGTGACGTGGGGCGCGCTGACGGCGCTGGTCTTCACGTCGTTCTGGGCCCTCCCGTTCTGGCTCGGCATCATCCTCGCGGTCGCGGCGGGAGCCCTGCTCGGGTTGGCACTCGACGCCGGGCTCTGGAGACCCCTGCGAAGAAAGGGCCTCGGCGTCATCCAGCTGATGATCGTCAGCATCGGCCTTTCGCTCGCGCTCCGGTACACCTTCCAGTTCTTCATCGGCGGCCGCACCTACCAGCTGCCCGGTGCGAGCCCCCAGCCGATCCAGCTCGGACCGATCTCGCTGTCCTACATCGACATGATCAGCATGGGCGTCTCGATCGTCGTGATCCTCGGCGTCGCCTACTTCCTCCTCGGCACGCGGATCGGAAAGGCCACCCGCGCCATCTCCGACAACCCGCAGCTCGCCTCGGCCTCGGGCATCAACGTCGACCGCGTGATCCGTATCGTCTGGATCCTCGCCGGCGCGCTCGCAGCCCTGTCGGGCATCCTGTGGGCGTACTTCCGACCAGGCGTCAAGTGGGACATGGGTACGCAGATGCTGCTGCTCATCTTCGCGGCGATCACGCTCGGCGGTCTGGGCACGGCGTTCGGCGCCCTCCTCGGCTCGCTCATCGTCGGCATCGTCGTCGAGATGTCGACCCTCTGGATCCCGTCCGACCTCAAGTACGCCGGAGCGCTCATCGTGCTGATCCTGATCCTGCTGATCAGACCCCAAGGTCTTCTCGGACGCAAAGAGAGGTTGGGTTAG
- a CDS encoding branched-chain amino acid ABC transporter permease, producing MDWGSIFGNTLGYLISPVTIAYALAATGLAVHFGFAGLLNFGMAGFMALGGYGYAISILSFGAPWWLGMIIGMVMAALFAVLLGIPTLRLRADYLAIVTIAAAEIVRLLFTTQVFDEWTNSADGLGGYHDSFRAANPFPPGQYGFGPWTFNEVGLWVRVFGLILLGLSILLVWSLMRSPWGRVLKGIREDEDAVRSLGKNVFAYKMQALVVGGVIGALGGIVYVLPSAVVPSSYTTALTFFVWTCLLLGGAATILGPSLGAVIFWLVMALLGNLLPDLATAGILPISDIQAGTLRFILVGVALMLLVIFRPQGILGDKREMTFVK from the coding sequence ATGGATTGGGGATCCATCTTCGGCAACACGCTGGGCTACCTCATCAGCCCGGTCACGATCGCCTACGCCCTCGCGGCCACGGGCCTCGCCGTCCACTTCGGCTTCGCGGGCCTGCTCAACTTCGGTATGGCCGGCTTCATGGCCCTCGGCGGCTACGGCTACGCGATCTCGATCCTGAGCTTCGGCGCCCCGTGGTGGCTCGGCATGATCATCGGCATGGTCATGGCGGCGCTGTTCGCCGTGCTCCTCGGCATCCCGACCCTGCGTCTGCGTGCCGACTACCTCGCCATCGTCACGATCGCCGCAGCCGAGATCGTGCGCCTGCTCTTCACGACGCAGGTGTTCGACGAGTGGACCAACTCGGCGGACGGCCTGGGCGGCTACCACGACAGCTTCCGGGCGGCGAACCCCTTCCCACCCGGGCAGTACGGCTTCGGCCCGTGGACGTTCAACGAGGTCGGCCTATGGGTGCGCGTCTTCGGTCTCATCCTGCTGGGTCTGTCGATCCTCCTGGTCTGGTCGCTCATGCGCAGCCCGTGGGGTCGGGTGCTCAAGGGCATCCGCGAAGACGAGGACGCCGTCCGCTCGCTCGGAAAGAACGTCTTCGCCTACAAGATGCAGGCCCTCGTCGTCGGTGGCGTCATCGGCGCACTCGGCGGAATCGTCTACGTCCTGCCCTCGGCGGTCGTCCCGTCGAGCTACACGACGGCCCTGACGTTCTTCGTGTGGACCTGTCTGCTCCTCGGCGGTGCCGCCACGATCCTGGGTCCGTCGCTCGGCGCCGTGATCTTCTGGCTCGTGATGGCGCTGCTCGGCAACCTGCTCCCCGACCTGGCGACGGCCGGCATCCTGCCCATCAGCGACATCCAGGCGGGCACGCTGCGCTTCATCCTCGTCGGTGTCGCGCTCATGCTCCTTGTGATCTTCCGTCCCCAGGGCATCCTCGGCGACAAGAGGGAGATGACCTTTGTCAAGTAA
- a CDS encoding ABC transporter ATP-binding protein, with protein sequence MVVDNVTRRFGGLTAVDVEHLEIPRNAITALIGPNGAGKTTLFNLLCGFDKPNSGTWEFDGKRLSGIPAFKVARMGQVRTFQLTKALSLLTVLENMKLGATGQRGERFWTSFLPGFWRSQERDNEAKARELLARFKLDAKADDFAASLSGGQRKLLEMARALMSDPTFVMLDEPMAGVNPALTESLLDHILDLKDLGMTVLFVEHDMHMVRHIADWVVVMAEGRVVAEGPPDAVMQDQAVIDAYLGSHQDVDLGVVTGRISGELGAEAQELLEEIREEHELSDEDAEKETR encoded by the coding sequence ATGGTGGTCGACAACGTCACCCGCCGGTTCGGCGGCCTCACCGCGGTCGACGTCGAGCACCTCGAGATCCCGAGGAACGCCATCACGGCGCTCATCGGGCCGAACGGCGCCGGCAAGACGACGCTGTTCAACCTCCTGTGCGGCTTCGACAAGCCCAACTCGGGCACGTGGGAGTTCGACGGCAAGCGACTGTCGGGCATCCCCGCCTTCAAGGTCGCCCGCATGGGTCAGGTCCGCACCTTCCAGCTGACGAAGGCGCTCTCGCTCCTCACAGTGCTCGAGAACATGAAGCTCGGAGCGACCGGTCAGCGCGGAGAGCGCTTCTGGACGAGCTTCCTGCCGGGCTTCTGGCGCTCGCAGGAGCGCGACAACGAGGCGAAGGCACGCGAGCTGCTCGCGCGGTTCAAGCTCGACGCGAAGGCCGACGATTTCGCGGCTTCGCTCTCGGGCGGACAGCGCAAGCTCCTCGAGATGGCTCGTGCGCTCATGAGCGACCCGACGTTCGTCATGCTCGACGAGCCGATGGCGGGCGTCAACCCGGCCCTCACCGAGTCGCTCCTCGACCACATCCTCGACCTGAAGGACCTCGGCATGACCGTGCTCTTCGTCGAGCACGACATGCACATGGTCCGCCACATCGCGGACTGGGTCGTCGTCATGGCCGAGGGCAGGGTCGTCGCCGAGGGGCCGCCGGACGCCGTCATGCAGGACCAGGCGGTCATCGACGCGTACCTCGGCAGCCACCAGGACGTCGACCTCGGCGTCGTCACGGGCCGCATCTCGGGCGAGCTGGGCGCCGAGGCGCAGGAGCTCCTCGAAGAGATCCGCGAAGAGCACGAGCTCTCGGACGAGGACGCAGAGAAGGAGACGCGATGA
- a CDS encoding ABC transporter ATP-binding protein produces MSLPQVSATQAAKTDDIVVEMNDVVAGYLPGVNILNGANLVARKGELIGIIGPNGAGKSTLLKAIFGLVKVRGGDITVNGESIVGLNADKLVQRGVAFVPQTNNVFPSLSIEENLQMGLYQNPKIYKERLEFVTGIFAELGKRLKQRAGSLSGGERQMVAMSRALMMDPSVVLLDEPSAGLSPVRQDDAFIRVSDINKAGVTTIMVEQNARRCLQICDRGYVLDQGRDAYEGSGRDLLNDPKVIGLYLGTLGADGV; encoded by the coding sequence ATGAGCCTGCCCCAGGTGTCGGCCACCCAGGCCGCCAAGACGGACGACATCGTCGTCGAGATGAACGACGTCGTGGCGGGGTACCTCCCCGGCGTCAACATCCTCAACGGGGCGAACCTCGTCGCGCGCAAGGGTGAGCTGATCGGCATCATCGGCCCGAACGGCGCCGGCAAGTCGACGCTCCTCAAGGCGATCTTCGGTCTCGTCAAGGTGCGCGGCGGCGATATCACCGTCAACGGCGAGTCGATCGTCGGCCTCAACGCCGACAAGCTCGTGCAGCGCGGCGTCGCATTCGTCCCGCAGACGAACAACGTCTTCCCCTCGCTGTCCATCGAGGAGAACCTGCAGATGGGGCTGTACCAGAACCCCAAGATCTACAAGGAGCGCCTCGAGTTCGTCACCGGCATCTTCGCCGAGCTGGGCAAGCGGCTCAAGCAGCGCGCGGGCTCGCTGTCCGGCGGTGAGCGTCAGATGGTCGCGATGTCGCGCGCGCTCATGATGGATCCGTCGGTCGTGCTCCTCGACGAGCCCTCGGCGGGTCTGAGCCCCGTCCGTCAGGACGACGCGTTCATCCGCGTCTCCGACATCAACAAGGCGGGCGTCACGACGATCATGGTCGAGCAGAACGCGCGTCGCTGCCTGCAGATCTGCGACCGCGGCTACGTCCTCGACCAGGGCCGCGACGCCTACGAGGGCAGCGGTCGAGACCTGCTCAACGACCCGAAGGTCATCGGCCTCTACCTCGGCACCCTGGGAGCCGACGGGGTCTGA
- a CDS encoding ABC transporter substrate-binding protein: protein MSVLTRSRTLGVLTGLAIAGASALVLAGCAGGGTGSASSAAPSGPAEEQTLKIGTVLPQTGSLAFLGPPEEAGVSLAVAEINDAAKGVTVDATFGDSGDADNKAFETTVPKLQSEGVSAMIGAAASGVTKLFLDSNVSAGIITFSPANTSPDFTTWDDNNLYWRTAPSDLLQGEVLANTIAEDGHENIGIIYQNDAYGTGLYGVVKDVFESTGGTVVAEASYNDGDSSFDAQVQTVLAANPDAVVLITFDQFATIAPLLVNGGIAAENFYLVDGNLKNWGPDVAVPLEGAKGTLPGPKLDDDFQKRVNDNWVSEGNPELEDYSYAGESYDAVVLLALASLAAGSTDAADIAAKLQEVSGGSGDGEKCKTFAECADIINGGGTADYDGYSGPITFDENGDPTEATIGIYQYGADNMYKRIN from the coding sequence ATGAGCGTCTTGACCCGCTCGCGCACCCTCGGAGTCCTCACCGGACTCGCTATCGCAGGTGCTAGCGCCCTCGTCCTGGCCGGTTGCGCCGGCGGTGGGACGGGTAGTGCGTCGTCCGCGGCCCCCTCGGGCCCCGCGGAGGAGCAGACCCTGAAGATCGGCACGGTTCTGCCGCAGACCGGCAGCCTCGCCTTCCTCGGCCCGCCCGAGGAGGCCGGAGTCTCGCTCGCCGTCGCCGAGATCAACGATGCCGCCAAGGGCGTCACTGTCGACGCCACGTTCGGCGACTCGGGTGACGCCGACAACAAGGCGTTCGAGACGACGGTGCCGAAGCTGCAGAGCGAAGGCGTCTCGGCCATGATCGGCGCCGCGGCGTCGGGCGTGACGAAGCTCTTCCTCGACAGCAACGTCAGCGCCGGCATCATCACCTTCTCGCCCGCCAACACGTCGCCCGACTTCACGACGTGGGACGACAACAACCTCTACTGGCGCACCGCCCCCAGCGACCTGCTCCAGGGCGAGGTCCTCGCGAACACGATCGCCGAGGACGGCCACGAGAACATCGGCATCATCTACCAGAACGACGCCTACGGCACGGGCCTCTACGGCGTCGTGAAGGACGTCTTCGAGTCCACCGGCGGCACGGTCGTCGCCGAGGCCTCGTACAACGACGGCGACTCGTCGTTCGACGCGCAGGTGCAGACGGTCCTGGCCGCCAACCCCGACGCTGTCGTGCTGATCACCTTCGACCAGTTCGCGACGATCGCGCCGCTCCTGGTCAACGGCGGCATCGCGGCCGAGAACTTCTACCTGGTCGACGGCAACCTCAAGAACTGGGGCCCCGACGTGGCGGTTCCGCTCGAGGGTGCCAAGGGAACGCTCCCCGGCCCGAAGCTCGACGACGACTTCCAGAAGCGCGTCAACGACAACTGGGTGTCGGAGGGCAACCCCGAGCTCGAGGACTACTCGTACGCGGGTGAGTCGTACGACGCCGTCGTGCTCCTCGCCCTCGCGTCGCTGGCAGCCGGCTCGACCGACGCCGCCGACATCGCGGCGAAGCTGCAGGAGGTCTCGGGCGGTTCGGGCGACGGCGAGAAGTGCAAGACCTTCGCCGAGTGCGCCGACATCATCAACGGCGGTGGCACGGCCGACTACGACGGCTACTCGGGCCCGATCACGTTCGACGAGAACGGCGACCCGACCGAGGCCACGATCGGCATCTACCAGTACGGTGCCGACAACATGTACAAGCGCATCAACTGA
- a CDS encoding heavy-metal-associated domain-containing protein has translation MTTNEFQVIGMSCGHCEATVRKHVSQIAGVEGIEVSAATGRLVVTSAAVSDDAVIAAVDEAGYEAVRI, from the coding sequence ATGACGACGAACGAGTTCCAGGTGATTGGCATGAGCTGCGGCCACTGCGAGGCCACGGTCCGCAAGCACGTCTCCCAGATCGCCGGAGTCGAGGGCATCGAAGTGAGCGCGGCGACGGGACGCCTCGTCGTGACGTCCGCCGCCGTGAGCGACGACGCCGTGATCGCGGCAGTCGACGAGGCCGGCTACGAGGCGGTGCGCATCTGA
- a CDS encoding heavy metal translocating P-type ATPase yields the protein MSETHRHDALVPAIGDAIELEISGMTCASCAARVEKKLNRLDGVEASVNFATEKAHVVAPKGYDPHALIAEVEKTGYGAKVPEPVHEHAHHVEPELGSLRRRLIAAIALSVPVILLSMIPAIQFPGWQWVSLALATPVVTWAAWPFHQATWTNLRHGAVTMDTLISVGVTAAYVWSLYALFFGGAGMIGMTHGFEWSISPSDAAGNLYLEVASGVTMFVLAGRYFEVRSKRQAGAALRALLELGAKDVAVLRDDLLTGTRTEVRIPVEQLRVGDEFVVRPGEKIATDGVVVSGTSAVDASTVTGESVPVEVGQGDGVIGATVNVGGRLVVRATRVGSDTQLAQMAKLVEQAQSGKAAAQRLADRISAVFVPIVIGLALATLVVWLLLGFPPAAAFGAAVAVLIIACPCALGLATPIALLVGTGRGAQLGILIRGPEVLESTRTVDTVVLDKTGTVTTGRMSLMDVATAAGTSRDEVLRLAGALEQSSEHPVARAIAKAAVTELGALPEAEAFQNLPGTGVSGVVDGHAVVVGREALLADWALRLDGTLAEASARFESEGKTKVVVAWDGEVHGVLAVADRVKPTSAEAIRQLRSLGLEPVLLTGDNETVARRIAGEVGIGRVIAQVLPAEKVAVVRRLQVEGKVVAMVGDGVNDAAALAQSDLGLAMGTGTDAAIEASDLTLVRGDLRSAADAIRLSRATLGTIKVNLFWAFAYNVAAIPLAALGLLNPMIAGAAMAFSSAFVVGNSLLLRRFRSWADGPAASAAPAMPQDYPEHHAHHLVKEER from the coding sequence ATGTCCGAGACGCACCGGCACGACGCACTCGTACCGGCGATCGGCGACGCGATCGAGCTCGAGATCTCGGGCATGACCTGCGCGTCGTGCGCGGCGCGCGTCGAGAAGAAGCTGAACAGGCTCGACGGGGTCGAGGCATCCGTCAACTTCGCCACCGAGAAGGCGCACGTCGTGGCTCCCAAGGGCTACGATCCGCACGCGCTCATCGCCGAGGTCGAGAAGACGGGGTACGGCGCCAAGGTGCCCGAGCCCGTGCACGAGCACGCGCACCACGTCGAGCCCGAGCTCGGCTCGCTCCGCCGTCGCCTCATCGCGGCGATCGCGCTGTCGGTGCCGGTCATCCTGCTGTCGATGATCCCCGCGATCCAGTTCCCCGGGTGGCAGTGGGTGTCGCTCGCGCTCGCGACCCCCGTCGTGACCTGGGCGGCCTGGCCCTTCCACCAGGCGACGTGGACCAACCTCCGCCACGGCGCCGTCACGATGGACACGCTCATCTCGGTCGGGGTCACGGCCGCGTACGTCTGGTCGCTCTACGCCCTGTTCTTCGGCGGCGCCGGCATGATCGGCATGACGCACGGCTTCGAGTGGTCGATCTCTCCGAGCGACGCCGCGGGCAACCTGTACCTCGAGGTCGCCTCGGGCGTGACGATGTTCGTGCTCGCCGGTCGCTACTTCGAGGTCCGCTCCAAGCGGCAGGCCGGCGCAGCCCTGCGGGCGCTGCTCGAGCTGGGGGCGAAGGATGTCGCGGTGCTGCGCGACGACCTCCTCACCGGAACCCGCACCGAGGTGCGCATCCCCGTCGAGCAGCTGCGCGTCGGCGACGAGTTCGTCGTGCGCCCGGGCGAGAAGATCGCGACCGACGGCGTCGTGGTCTCCGGCACGTCGGCGGTGGATGCCTCGACCGTGACGGGCGAGTCGGTGCCGGTCGAAGTGGGCCAGGGCGACGGCGTCATCGGTGCGACGGTGAACGTCGGAGGCCGCCTCGTGGTCCGCGCGACGCGCGTCGGCTCCGACACGCAGCTGGCTCAGATGGCGAAGCTCGTAGAGCAGGCGCAGTCGGGCAAGGCGGCGGCGCAGCGTCTCGCCGATCGCATCTCGGCTGTGTTCGTGCCGATCGTGATCGGGCTCGCCCTCGCGACGCTCGTCGTGTGGCTGCTGCTCGGGTTCCCGCCCGCCGCCGCCTTCGGCGCTGCCGTGGCCGTGCTGATCATCGCCTGCCCGTGCGCGCTGGGTCTCGCGACACCGATCGCACTGCTGGTGGGCACGGGACGAGGCGCGCAGCTCGGCATCCTGATCCGGGGTCCCGAAGTGCTCGAGTCCACCCGCACGGTGGACACGGTCGTGCTCGACAAGACCGGCACGGTGACGACCGGACGGATGTCGCTCATGGACGTCGCGACTGCGGCGGGCACGTCGCGCGACGAGGTGCTCCGCCTCGCCGGCGCGCTCGAGCAGTCCTCGGAGCACCCGGTGGCCCGGGCCATCGCGAAGGCGGCCGTCACCGAGCTCGGCGCACTCCCCGAGGCGGAGGCTTTCCAGAACCTGCCCGGCACGGGCGTGTCGGGCGTCGTCGATGGCCACGCCGTCGTCGTGGGCCGCGAAGCACTCCTCGCCGACTGGGCGCTGCGCCTGGACGGCACACTGGCCGAGGCATCCGCGCGGTTCGAGAGCGAGGGCAAGACGAAAGTGGTCGTCGCGTGGGACGGCGAAGTGCACGGCGTCCTGGCCGTCGCCGACCGCGTGAAGCCCACGAGCGCGGAGGCCATCCGGCAGCTGCGCAGCCTGGGCCTCGAGCCCGTGCTGCTCACCGGCGACAACGAGACGGTGGCCCGGCGGATCGCGGGCGAGGTCGGCATCGGACGCGTCATCGCGCAGGTGCTCCCCGCCGAGAAGGTCGCGGTCGTCCGGCGGCTGCAGGTAGAGGGCAAGGTCGTGGCAATGGTGGGCGACGGCGTCAACGACGCCGCGGCACTCGCGCAGTCCGACCTGGGTCTCGCGATGGGGACGGGGACGGATGCCGCGATCGAGGCCTCCGACCTCACTCTCGTGCGCGGCGACCTGCGCAGCGCCGCCGACGCCATCCGGCTGTCGCGCGCGACGCTCGGCACGATCAAGGTCAACCTGTTCTGGGCCTTCGCGTACAACGTCGCGGCGATCCCGCTCGCGGCCCTGGGGCTGCTCAACCCCATGATCGCGGGAGCGGCGATGGCGTTCTCGAGCGCCTTCGTCGTGGGCAACAGCCTCCTCCTGCGCCGGTTCCGCAGCTGGGCCGACGGCCCGGCGGCGTCAGCGGCGCCGGCCATGCCGCAGGACTACCCTGAGCACCACGCCCACCACCTCGTGAAGGAGGAGCGATGA
- a CDS encoding metal-sensitive transcriptional regulator, giving the protein MTLAETPAAASVDSSAGPDHAAHHGYITDKDKYLNRMKRIEGQARGIHKMVEEEKYCIDILTQISALTSALEAVAIGLLDDHLKHCVVDAARLGGAEADAKIAEATQAIARLVR; this is encoded by the coding sequence ATGACCCTCGCAGAGACGCCGGCCGCGGCATCCGTCGATTCATCCGCCGGCCCCGACCACGCCGCCCACCACGGTTACATCACCGACAAGGACAAGTACCTCAACCGCATGAAGCGGATCGAGGGGCAGGCGCGCGGCATCCACAAGATGGTCGAGGAGGAGAAGTACTGCATCGACATCCTCACGCAGATCAGCGCTCTCACGAGCGCGCTGGAGGCTGTCGCGATCGGCCTCCTCGACGACCACCTCAAGCACTGCGTCGTGGACGCGGCGAGGCTCGGCGGCGCCGAGGCGGACGCGAAGATCGCCGAGGCGACGCAGGCGATCGCGCGGCTCGTGCGCTGA
- the rarD gene encoding EamA family transporter RarD — protein MLGGVFAFTAYLLWGFLPLYFLALAPTGPFEVVAWRIILSLVFCAFLLTVTRTWPKLVAILRNRRLVWWTVLAGALIYINWQTYLIGALTGHVVETSLGYFINPIVTVLLGVLILRERLRVTQWVAIGIATAAVLVIVIGYGAFPWIALTLAFSFGFYGLVKKQIGPSVDAVSGLTLESLWLVPVAVIQLVVIAVTSGLTMGQGSTVHTILLLLAGVVTAVPLLLFAAGARRTPLTLMGMLQFVAPILQFIIGVWLLGEPMSLERWIGFALVWIALVVLTVDSIVAGRRARAAQRVDDGVSDVAELT, from the coding sequence CTGCTCGGCGGCGTCTTCGCCTTCACGGCGTACCTGCTCTGGGGATTCCTGCCGCTGTACTTCCTCGCCCTCGCGCCGACCGGTCCGTTCGAGGTCGTCGCCTGGCGCATCATCCTCTCCCTCGTCTTCTGCGCCTTCCTGCTCACCGTTACGCGGACGTGGCCGAAGCTCGTCGCGATCCTCCGCAATCGGCGGCTCGTCTGGTGGACCGTCCTGGCGGGCGCGCTCATCTACATCAACTGGCAGACCTATCTCATCGGCGCGCTGACCGGCCATGTCGTCGAGACGAGCCTCGGATACTTCATCAATCCGATCGTCACGGTGCTCCTCGGCGTGCTGATCCTCCGGGAACGCCTGCGCGTGACTCAGTGGGTCGCGATCGGCATCGCGACCGCGGCGGTGCTCGTCATCGTCATCGGGTACGGAGCCTTTCCCTGGATCGCCCTGACGCTCGCGTTCTCCTTCGGCTTCTACGGGCTCGTCAAGAAGCAGATCGGCCCCTCCGTCGATGCGGTCAGCGGCTTGACGCTCGAATCGCTGTGGCTCGTGCCCGTCGCCGTCATCCAGCTCGTCGTGATCGCCGTCACCTCCGGCCTCACGATGGGTCAGGGCTCCACCGTCCACACGATCCTGCTGCTGCTGGCCGGGGTGGTGACCGCGGTTCCGCTCCTGCTCTTCGCCGCCGGCGCCCGGCGGACCCCGCTCACGCTCATGGGCATGCTGCAGTTCGTCGCGCCGATCCTCCAGTTCATCATCGGCGTCTGGCTGCTGGGGGAGCCGATGTCGCTCGAGCGCTGGATCGGCTTCGCGCTGGTGTGGATCGCGCTCGTCGTGCTGACGGTCGACTCGATCGTCGCGGGCCGGCGAGCCCGCGCGGCCCAACGCGTCGACGACGGCGTCTCGGACGTCGCCGAGCTCACCTGA